A region of uncultured Desulfobacter sp. DNA encodes the following proteins:
- the tilS gene encoding tRNA lysidine(34) synthetase TilS, with protein sequence MTSQLSVAKRFTDLVLDTIQAYDMVAPGHNVLIGVSGGPDSIALAQALRNLQKDLDIHIGLAHLNHMLRGSHALADENFVRKFARKHSLDLVVESQNVAELAKKQRLCVEEAGRNARYDFFSRIALEKGFHRIALGHNRDDNAEQVLMNIVRGTGPQGLRGIAPVRQKRFIRPLIRMPRTKILAFLDAINQSYVVDVSNEDTSYLRNRIRHCLIPFLETQFNPDIRTGLDRLSHIMGQEDDFLDQMARTALENATTERQNDQITLSIPAIATLDRALGARVIRAALLTVKHNLRRISHTHIRDILSFAVKNTESGKSLDLPDQIRVYRQRHVLHIKKEKTALRTLGRRLKTCRHQNGQPDEQPWADLTYQLPGSAHNEG encoded by the coding sequence ATGACATCCCAATTATCGGTTGCCAAAAGGTTTACGGACCTGGTGCTTGACACCATTCAGGCGTACGACATGGTTGCCCCCGGCCACAACGTATTGATCGGTGTGTCCGGAGGTCCTGATTCCATAGCCCTGGCACAGGCTTTAAGGAATCTACAAAAAGATCTTGACATCCACATCGGCCTGGCACACCTGAACCATATGCTTCGGGGCAGCCACGCCCTGGCCGATGAAAATTTTGTCCGGAAATTTGCCAGGAAACACAGCCTTGATCTGGTGGTTGAGTCACAAAATGTAGCAGAGCTTGCGAAAAAACAACGACTCTGTGTTGAAGAGGCGGGCAGAAATGCGAGGTATGATTTTTTTTCCCGGATTGCCCTTGAAAAGGGGTTTCACCGGATTGCCCTGGGCCATAACCGGGATGACAATGCAGAGCAGGTTCTGATGAATATTGTCCGCGGAACCGGCCCCCAGGGGCTTCGGGGGATTGCGCCGGTGAGACAGAAAAGGTTTATCCGCCCCCTGATCCGGATGCCCAGAACAAAGATCCTGGCATTTCTTGATGCGATCAACCAAAGCTATGTGGTTGATGTATCCAATGAGGACACATCCTACCTTCGCAATCGCATCCGTCACTGCCTGATCCCGTTTCTTGAAACGCAATTTAATCCCGACATTAGAACCGGGCTGGACCGGCTGTCCCACATCATGGGGCAGGAAGATGATTTTCTGGACCAGATGGCCCGGACAGCCCTGGAAAACGCAACAACCGAAAGACAAAACGACCAGATTACATTGTCCATTCCGGCGATTGCCACACTTGACCGCGCCTTGGGTGCCCGGGTCATCCGGGCAGCATTATTGACGGTAAAACACAATTTAAGACGAATCTCCCACACCCATATCAGGGATATTCTTTCCTTTGCCGTTAAAAACACAGAGTCTGGTAAGAGTCTGGACCTCCCCGACCAGATTCGGGTATACAGACAAAGGCACGTTCTGCATATAAAAAAAGAAAAAACAGCCCTGCGGACACTTGGCAGGCGGCTCAAGACCTGCCGGCACCAAAATGGACAACCGGACGAACAGCCATGGGCTGACCTGACATATCAGTTGCCAGGCTCAGCCCACAACGAAGGTTGA
- a CDS encoding TAXI family TRAP transporter solute-binding subunit, whose amino-acid sequence MKKILWFVSTLLMAVCLFFSAAGAGDRIFFGIATGGTGGTYYPLGGVLAQIISDKVVVDGNKLFATAETGNASVANAMLLSRNGIESAFVAADILDAAYKGTKQFDGKSLKNLRALGALYPETVQVVVRATAGVKTIFDLKGKSISSGSPGSGQWQLLGDLLGAYGMDRKTDIKEDYSSFAQSVEKIRDGDLDASLITAGTPTASVLELANHHNIMILPLSGAPIKALQAVQPYYSSIILPARTYTGQTEDVETIAVRAIWATHDKLDNTLAYNVVKALYENTDALSRWHVKGKEISLAKALESVSIPLHPGAEKYYREKGLIK is encoded by the coding sequence ATGAAAAAAATCCTATGGTTTGTTTCAACACTGTTAATGGCTGTGTGTCTGTTTTTTTCCGCGGCCGGCGCTGGGGACAGAATTTTTTTCGGCATTGCCACCGGCGGTACCGGCGGCACCTACTATCCCCTGGGCGGCGTGCTGGCCCAGATAATCTCCGACAAAGTCGTTGTTGATGGCAATAAATTGTTCGCCACGGCAGAGACCGGCAATGCCTCGGTTGCCAATGCCATGCTTTTAAGTCGCAACGGCATTGAATCTGCCTTTGTGGCGGCTGATATCCTGGATGCCGCCTACAAAGGCACTAAGCAGTTTGATGGAAAAAGTCTGAAAAACCTGCGCGCCCTGGGTGCCCTTTATCCGGAAACCGTTCAGGTGGTTGTAAGGGCAACTGCCGGAGTTAAAACTATTTTTGATCTAAAAGGCAAATCCATCTCCTCGGGTTCCCCTGGTTCCGGACAGTGGCAGTTGCTGGGTGATCTTTTAGGCGCTTACGGTATGGACCGCAAAACAGATATTAAAGAGGATTACTCCTCATTTGCCCAGTCTGTTGAAAAGATCAGAGACGGCGATCTGGACGCCTCCCTGATCACAGCCGGTACCCCCACGGCGTCTGTCCTTGAGCTGGCGAATCATCATAATATCATGATTCTGCCGTTGTCGGGTGCACCCATCAAGGCGCTTCAGGCAGTTCAGCCCTACTATTCCAGTATCATTCTGCCTGCCCGGACTTATACAGGCCAGACCGAAGATGTGGAAACCATTGCTGTCAGAGCTATCTGGGCCACCCATGACAAACTGGACAACACCCTTGCATACAATGTTGTCAAAGCGCTGTATGAAAATACCGATGCACTGTCCAGGTGGCATGTGAAAGGCAAAGAGATTTCCCTTGCAAAGGCCCTTGAGTCTGTTTCCATTCCACTTCATCCGGGAGCGGAAAAGTACTATCGTGAAAAGGGCCTGATAAAATAG
- a CDS encoding DUF1850 domain-containing protein, protein MLIGARVWLWGLLAVCFIPVSVLAAGQIVIVSFPKNNMLLKVSLENEMRFSLSFVHSVSKTRVTDLYEIRGNQIVQIREYFSAHGAGLPSSPEEPDGIRWEKQKSQFVLHMERFIPKLVVRTDKNYENRLKIQSRTINLNQWEDQALQLYIE, encoded by the coding sequence TTGCTTATAGGTGCTCGGGTATGGTTGTGGGGATTGCTGGCCGTCTGTTTTATCCCGGTGTCGGTTTTGGCTGCAGGCCAGATTGTAATTGTCTCTTTTCCTAAGAATAATATGCTTCTGAAGGTTTCTTTGGAAAATGAAATGCGGTTTTCTCTCTCCTTTGTTCATTCGGTGTCAAAAACCAGGGTGACTGACCTGTATGAAATCAGGGGAAATCAAATTGTACAGATCCGGGAGTATTTTTCAGCCCATGGCGCCGGGCTGCCCTCAAGCCCTGAGGAGCCGGACGGGATCAGATGGGAGAAACAAAAATCCCAGTTTGTCCTGCACATGGAGCGTTTCATCCCCAAACTTGTGGTGAGGACAGACAAAAATTATGAAAACAGGCTCAAAATCCAGAGCCGGACAATTAACCTGAATCAATGGGAAGATCAGGCCCTGCAGTTATATATTGAGTAA
- a CDS encoding lysophospholipid acyltransferase family protein, which yields MKLTMYNTPGIRPLLKSLCAISLKLTGWRLKGNMPSEAKYVLVAVPHTSNWDFPISLTMAFVFGFDMHWMGKDALFKSWRGPIMKWMGGIPINRKCANNVVAQTIDAFNKTDRLVIAVPPEGTRSRVATWKTGFYHIAMGANIPIALAFLDYKRKTGGFLSTFYPTGDITVDIKKIRSHYIGICGKHANKCTVE from the coding sequence TTGAAGTTAACCATGTACAACACACCGGGAATACGTCCGCTTCTCAAATCATTGTGCGCAATTTCTCTCAAACTGACAGGCTGGAGACTGAAAGGTAATATGCCGTCGGAGGCAAAATACGTCTTGGTTGCAGTCCCGCACACCAGCAACTGGGATTTCCCCATATCCCTGACCATGGCCTTTGTCTTCGGATTTGACATGCACTGGATGGGCAAAGACGCCCTGTTTAAAAGCTGGCGGGGCCCCATCATGAAATGGATGGGCGGTATTCCAATCAACCGGAAGTGCGCAAACAATGTGGTGGCCCAGACAATTGATGCATTCAACAAAACGGACAGACTGGTCATAGCTGTGCCGCCGGAAGGTACGCGATCCCGGGTGGCCACATGGAAAACAGGTTTCTACCACATTGCCATGGGCGCCAACATACCCATAGCACTGGCTTTTCTTGACTATAAGCGTAAAACAGGAGGCTTTTTATCGACGTTCTACCCCACGGGAGATATAACTGTGGATATCAAAAAAATACGTTCCCATTATATCGGTATCTGCGGGAAACATGCCAACAAATGCACCGTAGAATAA
- a CDS encoding PilZ domain-containing protein, whose product MGLVDIHDSILQGISDIAYEKSMPVEDLIENVIIDYTQFWENEKTNAQSSQHQSIQSRKYKRQKTDWNDNFHFQFTEGASKKKIPGKLKDISINGLSFAFDDQQYAQEDLSFFSKALTVSFENPEDRQTIQFRMKPRHIRREGNEKIVGLAFSDDVCDYHDFVSFLHLVDQQARLEHQAKA is encoded by the coding sequence ATGGGGCTGGTGGATATCCACGATAGCATCTTACAGGGCATTTCAGACATCGCATATGAAAAAAGTATGCCCGTTGAAGATTTAATTGAAAACGTAATTATAGATTACACACAATTTTGGGAAAATGAAAAAACAAATGCACAATCGTCACAGCATCAATCGATACAAAGCAGAAAATACAAACGGCAAAAGACCGACTGGAATGATAATTTCCACTTCCAATTCACCGAAGGCGCTTCCAAGAAAAAAATTCCCGGAAAATTAAAAGATATATCCATAAACGGACTCTCTTTTGCGTTTGACGATCAACAATACGCCCAGGAAGATCTTTCATTTTTCAGCAAGGCTTTAACAGTCTCCTTTGAAAACCCCGAAGACAGACAAACCATCCAATTCCGCATGAAACCCAGACATATCCGCAGAGAAGGGAATGAAAAAATTGTGGGACTCGCGTTTTCGGATGATGTTTGTGATTATCACGATTTTGTCTCTTTTTTACACCTGGTGGACCAGCAGGCAAGACTGGAGCATCAGGCAAAGGCATGA
- a CDS encoding glyceraldehyde 3-phosphate dehydrogenase NAD-binding domain-containing protein has product MAYKIAVNGYGRIGRCVVRALYESRVYAENLSLVAINEAWHPDTVLHLTRFDSTHGRFPKDVRKTARGMAIEHDEISLLQEKTIENLPWKDLEVDAVLDCTGVFNDRQAATLHIRSGAAKVIYSNPGKDEMDATIIYGVNHSSLKAEHAIISNASCTSNCLIPILSVIDAVLGIDCGSVTTIHSAMNDQPVIDAYNTDLRKTRSALQSIIPVTTSLAKGIGRILPHLDNRFETLAIRVPTTNVSIMDITLVVASDTDADQVNTLLARAAETDLEGILGVNDEQLVSCDFNHDPRSAIVDLSQTRVSGSRLVKIQAWFDNEWGYSNRMIDTTIAALDKLG; this is encoded by the coding sequence ATGGCATATAAGATAGCCGTGAACGGATATGGAAGGATCGGACGTTGCGTGGTGCGTGCTCTTTACGAGTCCAGGGTATATGCGGAAAATTTGAGCCTTGTGGCCATTAATGAAGCCTGGCATCCGGATACGGTGCTTCACCTGACCCGGTTTGATTCCACCCATGGACGGTTTCCCAAGGACGTAAGGAAGACTGCCCGGGGGATGGCCATTGAACACGATGAGATCAGTCTGCTCCAGGAGAAAACTATTGAGAATCTGCCCTGGAAGGACCTTGAAGTGGACGCGGTTCTGGATTGCACCGGTGTTTTTAATGACCGGCAGGCCGCAACACTGCATATCCGGTCCGGTGCTGCAAAGGTTATTTATTCTAATCCCGGCAAAGATGAAATGGACGCCACCATTATATACGGTGTGAATCACAGCAGCCTGAAAGCCGAACATGCGATTATTTCCAATGCCTCCTGCACCTCCAACTGCCTGATTCCCATTTTGAGTGTTATTGATGCTGTGCTTGGCATTGACTGCGGGTCTGTCACAACCATTCATTCAGCCATGAACGACCAGCCCGTGATTGACGCATATAATACGGATCTGCGTAAAACCAGGTCTGCACTGCAATCCATTATTCCGGTGACCACATCCCTGGCCAAGGGGATCGGCAGGATTCTGCCCCATCTGGACAATAGATTTGAAACCCTGGCCATACGGGTTCCCACAACCAATGTCTCCATCATGGATATTACTCTTGTGGTGGCATCGGACACGGATGCGGATCAGGTCAATACCCTGCTTGCCCGGGCAGCAGAAACAGATTTAGAAGGAATTTTAGGGGTGAATGATGAACAACTGGTGTCCTGTGATTTTAACCACGATCCCAGATCTGCCATTGTCGATTTGTCCCAGACCCGGGTATCGGGGTCCCGGCTTGTAAAAATTCAGGCATGGTTTGACAACGAATGGGGGTATTCCAACAGGATGATTGACACCACAATTGCGGCTCTGGATAAATTGGGGTAA
- a CDS encoding formate--tetrahydrofolate ligase, which produces MALDPTKHADWEIAEDAEKTMLTIYKIGEKLGLTKGELLPQGHYIGKIDFMKVLDRLKDKPNGKYIDVTAITPTPLGEGKSTSTIGLVQGLGKIGKSVCAAIRQPSGGPTMNIKGSAGGGGLAQCIPLTAFSLGFTGDINAIMNAHNLAMVALTSRLQHERNYSDEQLERLSGMKRIDIDPTSIEMGWVIDFCCQALRNIVIGIDGVNGKFDGFMMKSKFGIAVSSEVMAILSLAKDLKDMRERMGKIVVAYTKKGAPVTTEDLKVAGAMTAWMVDAMKPSLMQTLEGQPVIVHAAPFANIAIGQSSIIADKVGLKLADYHVTESGFGAGIGFEKFWNLKCRYSGLTPDCAVVVATIRALKCHGGAPVPVPGKPMPEAYGTENVGWVEKGCANLIHHIRNVRKAGISPVVCINAFYTDTDAEIAKVCELVKAEGARVAVSRHWEKGGDGAVEFARAVVDACEEKTQFKFLYMLDMPLKQRIELIAKEVYGAKGVDYSPVADRKLARLQADPETSKMGVCMVKTHLSLSDNPGIKGVPTDWRLAIREVLTYHGAGFIVPVAGDISLMPGTCSNPAFKRVDVDVETGKVQGLF; this is translated from the coding sequence ATGGCATTAGATCCAACCAAACATGCAGACTGGGAAATTGCAGAAGACGCAGAAAAAACTATGCTCACCATCTATAAGATTGGTGAAAAACTGGGGTTAACCAAAGGGGAGCTTTTGCCCCAGGGGCATTACATTGGTAAAATTGATTTCATGAAAGTGCTTGACCGTCTTAAAGACAAGCCCAATGGAAAGTATATTGATGTCACCGCCATTACCCCCACCCCGCTTGGCGAGGGTAAATCCACATCCACCATTGGCCTTGTGCAGGGCCTTGGAAAAATTGGAAAAAGTGTTTGTGCTGCTATTCGCCAGCCTTCGGGAGGGCCGACCATGAACATCAAGGGGTCTGCCGGTGGGGGCGGTCTGGCCCAGTGCATTCCTTTGACGGCGTTCAGCCTGGGTTTTACCGGCGACATCAACGCCATTATGAATGCCCACAACCTGGCCATGGTGGCCCTGACCTCTCGTTTACAGCATGAAAGAAACTATAGTGATGAGCAGCTGGAGCGTCTATCGGGCATGAAGAGAATAGACATTGATCCCACCAGTATTGAAATGGGTTGGGTCATTGATTTCTGCTGCCAGGCTCTGCGTAATATTGTCATTGGTATTGACGGGGTAAACGGTAAATTCGATGGTTTCATGATGAAATCCAAATTCGGCATTGCCGTGTCTTCGGAAGTTATGGCCATCCTCTCCCTGGCCAAAGACCTTAAAGATATGCGCGAGAGGATGGGAAAGATTGTTGTGGCATATACAAAAAAAGGCGCCCCTGTTACCACCGAGGACTTAAAGGTTGCCGGTGCCATGACCGCCTGGATGGTGGATGCCATGAAACCCTCTTTGATGCAGACCCTGGAGGGACAGCCTGTTATTGTTCATGCCGCTCCGTTTGCCAATATTGCCATTGGTCAAAGCTCCATTATTGCTGATAAAGTGGGGTTGAAGTTGGCTGACTACCATGTGACCGAATCAGGCTTTGGTGCCGGCATTGGTTTTGAGAAATTCTGGAACCTGAAATGCCGCTACTCGGGTCTGACACCAGACTGTGCTGTTGTGGTCGCAACGATCCGGGCCCTGAAATGCCATGGCGGTGCACCTGTGCCCGTTCCGGGTAAACCCATGCCCGAAGCCTATGGAACTGAAAACGTTGGATGGGTTGAAAAAGGATGCGCTAATCTGATCCATCACATCCGCAACGTGCGTAAAGCCGGCATATCCCCGGTTGTCTGCATCAATGCCTTTTATACGGATACGGACGCTGAGATCGCCAAGGTTTGTGAGCTGGTTAAAGCTGAAGGTGCAAGGGTGGCCGTTTCCCGCCACTGGGAAAAGGGTGGTGATGGTGCCGTGGAATTTGCCCGGGCCGTTGTGGATGCATGCGAGGAAAAAACACAGTTCAAGTTCCTCTACATGCTGGATATGCCGCTTAAGCAAAGAATCGAACTCATTGCCAAGGAAGTTTACGGTGCCAAGGGTGTTGATTATTCTCCTGTTGCGGACAGGAAGCTGGCCCGGCTCCAGGCGGACCCGGAAACTTCTAAAATGGGTGTCTGTATGGTGAAGACACACCTGTCTTTGTCTGACAACCCTGGGATTAAGGGTGTGCCCACAGATTGGAGACTGGCCATTCGTGAAGTACTGACTTACCATGGTGCAGGTTTCATCGTTCCTGTTGCCGGCGATATCTCTCTGATGCCGGGAACCTGTTCCAACCCTGCCTTTAAACGTGTTGATGTTGATGTTGAAACGGGTAAGGTGCAGGGGTTATTTTAA
- the folD gene encoding bifunctional methylenetetrahydrofolate dehydrogenase/methenyltetrahydrofolate cyclohydrolase FolD, whose protein sequence is MTAEIISGTQISKTILAEIKDEVEKMKAKHGKVPGLATILVGKNPASVSYVTLKVKTALSVGFNEIQDDQPEDIPEADLLALIDKYNKDPDIHGILVQLPLPGHIDEKKVINAISPDKDVDAFHPVNVGRLMICCDKARFLPCTPAGIQELIVRSGIQTCGAEVVVVGRSNIVGKPIAMMMAQKSICANATVTVVHTRTKNLAEHCKRADILIVAAGVPGLVKPEWIKPGATVIDVGVNRVGVNETTGKAILKGDVDFDAARKIAGKITPVPGGVGPMTIAMLMKNTLKSAQYVLGDL, encoded by the coding sequence ATGACCGCAGAAATTATTAGCGGAACCCAGATAAGCAAAACTATTCTGGCCGAAATTAAAGACGAGGTTGAGAAGATGAAGGCGAAACACGGGAAGGTGCCAGGTCTGGCCACCATCCTTGTGGGCAAAAATCCGGCGTCTGTCAGCTATGTCACTTTGAAGGTCAAAACAGCTTTATCTGTTGGATTTAATGAAATTCAGGATGATCAGCCCGAAGATATTCCCGAAGCGGATCTTTTGGCTTTAATCGATAAATACAACAAAGATCCCGACATTCATGGTATTCTGGTTCAGTTGCCGTTGCCCGGGCATATTGACGAAAAAAAGGTGATTAATGCCATCAGTCCGGACAAGGATGTGGATGCCTTTCATCCCGTTAACGTCGGGCGTCTGATGATCTGCTGTGATAAAGCCAGATTCCTGCCCTGTACCCCGGCCGGTATACAGGAGTTGATTGTCCGTTCCGGCATACAGACATGTGGCGCCGAGGTCGTTGTGGTGGGGCGGTCCAATATTGTCGGAAAGCCCATTGCCATGATGATGGCCCAGAAAAGTATTTGTGCCAATGCCACGGTCACCGTTGTTCATACACGGACCAAAAATCTTGCAGAGCATTGCAAACGCGCTGATATTCTTATTGTTGCTGCCGGTGTGCCCGGCCTTGTTAAGCCCGAATGGATCAAGCCGGGTGCCACTGTCATTGACGTGGGCGTTAACCGTGTGGGCGTAAATGAAACCACCGGAAAAGCAATTCTTAAAGGCGACGTGGATTTTGATGCCGCAAGAAAAATCGCAGGTAAAATCACCCCTGTTCCTGGTGGCGTGGGGCCCATGACCATTGCCATGCTTATGAAGAATACGCTGAAATCCGCCCAGTATGTCCTGGGGGATTTATAA
- a CDS encoding DUF1844 domain-containing protein, with amino-acid sequence MAQGDGFIMNEEQTGGPASGSKLPRIDFSSFILSLYSSGLVQLGKVEDPSTGKKTKDLEMAKHTIDMIAMLQKKTSGNLTGDESNLLKALLSELRMAYVEAKA; translated from the coding sequence ATGGCTCAAGGTGATGGATTCATAATGAACGAAGAGCAAACTGGCGGGCCGGCTTCGGGAAGCAAGTTGCCCAGGATCGATTTTTCAAGTTTTATTTTGTCGTTGTATTCGTCCGGCCTTGTGCAGTTGGGTAAAGTGGAGGATCCCTCCACCGGAAAAAAAACAAAAGACCTGGAGATGGCCAAGCATACCATTGATATGATTGCCATGCTCCAGAAAAAAACATCGGGCAACCTTACCGGGGATGAGAGTAATTTGCTCAAAGCTTTGCTCAGTGAGCTGCGCATGGCATATGTGGAGGCCAAAGCCTGA